In one Bactrocera tryoni isolate S06 chromosome 5, CSIRO_BtryS06_freeze2, whole genome shotgun sequence genomic region, the following are encoded:
- the LOC120777370 gene encoding uncharacterized protein LOC120777370 yields MMVMMAFGRAFNCVMEGLQILLGHLFDIFKIYLKFGLMTLVFYFVAEWYILHYTDFDTFMEPQPLLKPVSNSTASKVYRFVLDFFLG; encoded by the coding sequence ATGATGGTGATGATGGCGTTTGGCCGTGCTTTTAATTGCGTCATGGAAGGTTTGCAAATTCTTCTGGGtcatttatttgatattttcaagATTTACCTCAAATTCGGCCTTATGACTTTGGTGTTTTACTTTGTGGCCGAATGGTATATACTGCATTATACCGATTTCGATACGTTCATGGAACCGCAGCCCCTGCTGAAACCGGTCAGTAATAGTACTGCGAGTAAAGTATATCGCTTTGTGTTGGATTTTTTCCTAGGCTAG
- the LOC120777908 gene encoding ras-related protein RabX-like yields MEDAYYDAREINGLSELTISEYGQKQLRFNKQQQQQRQPQSQHQQQSQQNSLLTTHNLPKSSFRGNIKYSQNNGNTYSDGGNKYSNSNNNNNNNHNYQYKSNSSSSNKNKNNIGYSISNQIGGTNDRSLNSRNHSNNSNSHSHNNNAQSKQSRNKSTSTNANNLDNDELKDYKSKIKNKYNIDYDHSLDDEYEIIEAIE; encoded by the coding sequence ATGGAAGATGCCTATTATGATGCGCGTGAAATTAATGGCTTGAGTGAGCTAACCATATCAGAATATGGGCAAAAACAATTGCGGTtcaataaacaacaacagcaacagcgccAACCACAATCACAACATCAGCAACAATCACAGCAGAATTCTTTGCTGACCACTCATAATTTACCAAAAAGTAGTTTTAGAGGCAACATCAAATACTCACAAAATAATGGCAATACTTACTCGGATGGTGGTAATAAATATagtaacagcaataacaacaacaacaacaaccataattATCAATATAAGAGCAATAGCAGTAGTAGcaataagaataagaataacATTGGCTATAGCATATCAAATCAAATTGGTGGCACCAACGATCGCAGCTTGAATAGTCGAAAtcatagcaacaacagcaatagccaCAGCCACAACAATAATGCACAGAGTAAGCAGAGTAGAAATAAAAGCACATCAACCAATGCCAATAATCTGGATAACGATGAACTTAAAGACTACAAGAGTAAgatcaaaaacaaatacaacatcGACTATGACCATTCGCTGGATGATGAGTATGAAATAATCGAGGCCATCGAATAA